The Alphaproteobacteria bacterium genome window below encodes:
- a CDS encoding pitrilysin family protein, producing the protein MILENGFKFVFVKNPRVEQSAHYSLIYNVGARDENVDLHKTGLAHFLEHLMFHGTKLYPRNTYQEKIFQAGGEQNAETNYDYTKYYATIPKNQLIEILEIEADRMQHLVIETDAFEKEKSVVLEEICGADEADPVEPYRQGIRDRLYEGHPYQRPIGGIRPDIENLTTNDAYAFYRTYYQPCNATLYIEGDFDFDALAKHIKTLFAPLQNNLPIIRPIINNNCPLNKEIYVYHAASQKNANFNRTYRLPVGDLTEKAALELLCSFLKLKSTSFIQFLIDQKKITTHLYIAFNAEKKDFWNLDISFVLNHELFELHKINKAIDQAFIKMLESEDINAIKLLEIRKKDDYCNICIMTVFPAYAQLVTNIIESGQIIDNLESSLNIKKEMTDTQIKNALKILINHQDYLTSCLLPQ; encoded by the coding sequence TTGATTCTCGAGAACGGGTTTAAATTTGTTTTCGTTAAAAACCCACGCGTTGAACAAAGTGCGCATTATAGCTTAATTTATAATGTTGGCGCGCGAGACGAAAATGTAGATCTTCACAAAACGGGTCTTGCTCATTTTCTAGAGCATTTAATGTTTCATGGTACAAAATTATATCCTCGAAATACATATCAAGAAAAAATCTTTCAAGCAGGTGGCGAACAAAACGCTGAAACTAATTATGATTATACAAAATATTACGCTACCATTCCAAAAAATCAACTGATTGAAATCTTAGAAATTGAAGCAGATCGGATGCAACATCTTGTTATCGAAACTGATGCCTTTGAAAAAGAAAAATCCGTTGTGTTGGAAGAAATTTGTGGTGCTGATGAAGCAGACCCAGTTGAACCCTATCGCCAAGGGATAAGGGATCGCCTTTATGAAGGACATCCCTATCAACGACCTATCGGCGGCATAAGGCCTGACATAGAAAATCTAACAACTAACGATGCCTATGCTTTTTATCGCACCTATTATCAACCCTGCAATGCCACACTTTATATTGAAGGCGATTTTGATTTTGATGCTCTCGCCAAACACATAAAGACCCTATTTGCACCCCTTCAAAACAACTTGCCCATCATAAGACCCATTATCAACAATAATTGTCCTCTTAATAAAGAAATATACGTTTATCATGCTGCAAGCCAAAAAAATGCAAACTTCAACAGAACATATCGTCTTCCCGTCGGTGACCTTACTGAAAAAGCCGCATTAGAATTATTATGCTCATTTTTAAAGCTAAAAAGCACTTCTTTCATCCAGTTTCTTATTGATCAAAAAAAAATAACAACCCATCTTTATATTGCGTTTAATGCAGAAAAAAAAGATTTTTGGAATCTTGATATTTCTTTTGTCCTCAATCATGAATTATTTGAGCTTCATAAAATTAATAAAGCTATTGATCAAGCATTTATAAAGATGCTTGAAAGCGAAGATATAAACGCAATAAAACTATTAGAAATACGCAAAAAAGATGATTATTGTAACATATGCATTATGACTGTTTTTCCTGCCTACGCTCAATTGGTTACGAACATAATTGAATCAGGACAAATCATCGACAACTTAGAATCATCTTTAAATATCAAAAAAGAAATGACTGACACTCAAATCAAAAATGCATTAAAGATTTTGATAAATCATCAAGATTATTTAACATCTTGTTTATTGCCTCAATAA
- a CDS encoding insulinase family protein, which translates to MTHLIKKIFLTHVILSFLCLDIGANPIKIIKCPNSKVNFWYIHQPSLPLIRLSLIFKIKMVEEPVQGLCEAIKRTLFLSAGDLNEKEFSEQIEKLSGSISLFTSNESFNFTIQAHCDDLEDLLNLLALCITDSNFGNEHFERILDIAAKATASSLNYPGGLLRIYSKKHLFKEHIFSKTIDIVKHNKNAITQDLCQEFMATRVGRDNIIIGAIGAIPPDELTNILDHFLSALPETTLHSSFPPIVLNLKKEIHLIRRKQPQSVCRFMQLGLPNNHPDYVPFKVLQQIIGSGDFQSILMKELRSDTGLVYSISLTDIECPQKNKILQGDYNTENHKFPETYKLIMDVWHNLKINGPKEEEFNNAKNNYIGSLTLEDENNYLCNAEELSHLQFLDFTSDRYKYIHKELPRVTYEDVKRVAQLYLTPDHLIFFVEGDPPQCESINYIETSAEDFIETFLNAP; encoded by the coding sequence ATGACACATTTAATAAAAAAAATATTTTTAACACACGTCATACTCTCATTTTTATGTCTAGATATTGGTGCAAATCCAATAAAAATTATTAAGTGCCCTAACTCAAAAGTTAATTTTTGGTATATTCATCAACCAAGTCTACCTCTTATTCGCCTAAGCTTAATATTTAAAATCAAAATGGTAGAAGAACCCGTTCAAGGATTGTGTGAAGCCATTAAACGCACCTTATTCTTATCTGCAGGCGATTTGAACGAAAAAGAATTTTCTGAACAAATAGAAAAACTGTCTGGAAGTATTTCACTCTTTACTAGTAACGAAAGTTTTAATTTTACAATTCAAGCGCATTGCGATGATTTAGAAGATTTATTAAATCTATTAGCTTTATGTATTACAGATTCAAACTTTGGAAACGAACACTTTGAAAGAATACTTGATATTGCTGCTAAGGCAACAGCTTCTTCTTTAAATTACCCTGGCGGATTGTTACGTATATATTCTAAAAAACATCTATTTAAAGAACACATTTTTTCTAAAACAATCGATATTGTCAAACATAATAAAAACGCAATCACTCAAGATTTATGTCAAGAATTTATGGCAACGCGAGTTGGACGCGATAATATTATTATTGGTGCTATTGGTGCAATCCCGCCTGATGAATTAACAAATATTCTTGATCATTTTCTTTCAGCATTACCCGAAACAACATTGCATTCATCCTTTCCGCCAATCGTATTAAACCTAAAAAAAGAAATTCATCTCATAAGGCGAAAACAACCCCAATCAGTTTGTAGATTTATGCAATTAGGCTTGCCCAATAATCATCCTGATTATGTTCCCTTTAAAGTTTTACAGCAAATTATAGGAAGCGGCGATTTTCAATCCATTCTTATGAAAGAACTAAGAAGCGATACAGGGTTAGTCTATAGTATTTCTCTAACAGATATAGAATGCCCACAAAAAAACAAAATTCTACAAGGCGATTATAACACTGAAAACCATAAATTTCCTGAAACATATAAACTTATTATGGATGTATGGCACAATCTAAAAATAAATGGACCTAAGGAAGAAGAGTTTAACAATGCGAAAAATAATTATATTGGATCATTAACTCTAGAAGACGAAAATAACTATTTATGTAATGCTGAGGAGCTTTCCCATCTTCAATTTTTAGATTTTACAAGCGATCGCTATAAATACATTCATAAAGAACTACCCAGGGTAACTTACGAAGATGTAAAGCGTGTTGCACAACTTTATTTAACCCCTGATCATTTAATCTTTTTCGTCGAAGGCGACCCACCACAATGCGAAAGTATCAATTATATTGAAACATCCGCCGAGGATTTTATCGAAACTTTTTTAAATGCACCATAA
- the fliF gene encoding flagellar basal-body MS-ring/collar protein FliF: MEGFIGFLRNLGPGRLTAIGATVVALFVFFTFLISRFSTEQMSLLFGELDPKDSAAIITKLDTMEIPYKIGTGGTHILVPHDQVDKLRLNLAREGIPHGGSVGYEIFDKSDGFGLSQFMQNMNHVRALEGELSRTISSIHAVKSARVHLVFGKKELFSRDSLNPSASIIISMRTSERLSKAEVASVQHLVASAVPGLKPSQISIVDDRGVLLAKGFSDENDPSQYASNNDELRFQFEQRMRRSLEDMLEKTLGPGNTRVEVTANLDFNRIVSNEEIYDPDGKVTRSTQNNEDSSENQEQESNSNVSAQNNTPAASGAADGGTKAKGQTKRTEETINYEISKTIKQTTKEVGEVKKISVAVLVDGNYTKNDKGEETYQPRNEEEIKQITTLIKSAIGFDEKRNDAVQVVNMRFQKPVLQPDIQEDKIMGMNKSELLRIAENIGFAFVGFLALLLVVRPVMMRAFEGASTRSGGALTVDGETMVGALQGPSQGKNNLQNTSSGKINESEEAEKMINLEQVAGKVKASSLHRLTRIIENHPEEAVSVIRAWLHQDGDR; the protein is encoded by the coding sequence TTGGAAGGATTTATTGGATTTTTAAGAAATCTAGGTCCAGGCCGCCTTACAGCAATAGGTGCGACTGTTGTTGCCCTTTTTGTATTTTTCACCTTTCTAATCTCTCGTTTTTCAACCGAACAAATGTCACTTCTTTTTGGCGAACTTGACCCCAAAGACAGTGCCGCTATTATTACAAAACTTGATACGATGGAAATCCCCTATAAAATAGGCACTGGTGGGACACATATCCTTGTCCCTCATGATCAAGTTGACAAATTAAGACTCAATCTTGCGCGCGAAGGCATTCCGCATGGTGGCTCTGTAGGATATGAAATTTTCGATAAAAGTGATGGCTTTGGGTTAAGTCAATTCATGCAAAATATGAATCATGTACGTGCGCTTGAAGGCGAATTATCGCGTACTATCTCATCCATTCATGCCGTGAAATCTGCCCGCGTTCATCTAGTTTTTGGCAAAAAAGAACTTTTTTCGCGTGATTCTTTAAACCCAAGCGCTTCCATCATTATCTCCATGCGCACAAGCGAACGTTTATCCAAAGCTGAAGTGGCCTCCGTTCAACATCTTGTAGCGTCCGCTGTCCCTGGCCTCAAACCGAGTCAAATTTCAATTGTTGATGATCGCGGCGTTTTACTTGCAAAAGGCTTTTCAGACGAAAACGATCCGTCACAATATGCTTCGAATAATGATGAATTGCGCTTTCAATTTGAACAACGCATGCGACGTTCGTTAGAAGACATGCTTGAAAAAACATTAGGACCTGGAAATACACGCGTTGAAGTAACAGCCAATCTTGATTTTAACCGCATTGTATCAAACGAAGAAATTTATGACCCTGATGGAAAAGTAACACGCTCAACCCAAAACAATGAAGATTCTTCAGAAAACCAAGAACAAGAATCTAATTCAAATGTCTCTGCCCAAAACAATACACCAGCCGCCTCTGGCGCTGCTGATGGTGGGACGAAAGCCAAAGGACAAACCAAAAGAACTGAAGAAACTATTAATTACGAAATTTCAAAAACAATAAAACAAACGACTAAAGAAGTGGGTGAAGTTAAAAAAATATCCGTGGCTGTACTTGTTGATGGTAATTATACAAAAAATGACAAGGGTGAAGAAACCTACCAACCGCGTAATGAAGAAGAAATAAAACAAATCACAACGCTTATCAAATCAGCCATCGGCTTTGATGAAAAAAGAAATGACGCCGTTCAGGTTGTTAATATGCGTTTCCAAAAACCTGTCCTACAGCCTGATATCCAAGAAGATAAAATTATGGGTATGAATAAAAGCGAATTACTACGTATTGCCGAAAATATTGGCTTTGCTTTTGTTGGGTTCTTAGCTTTGTTACTCGTTGTAAGACCCGTCATGATGCGAGCGTTTGAAGGTGCCTCAACACGATCTGGAGGTGCCCTAACTGTTGACGGTGAAACAATGGTTGGTGCGCTTCAAGGACCATCGCAAGGGAAAAATAATCTTCAAAATACATCTAGCGGCAAAATAAACGAATCAGAAGAAGCTGAAAAAATGATCAACTTAGAACAAGTTGCAGGAAAAGTAAAAGCATCATCCCTTCATCGTTTAACCCGTATCATTGAAAATCATCCTGAAGAAGCTGTTTCTGTCATCCGTGCCTGGTTGCACCAAGATGGAGACCGTTAA
- the fliG gene encoding flagellar motor switch protein FliG: MAKLREDIRSLTGPEKAASLLLSLPEEQATRIFAMLSEDEIREISQTMANLGTVGSGVVENLCVEFSETMSSAGSLTGSFDSTERLLAKVLDKSQVDNIMEEIRGPAGRTMWDKLNNVSESVLANYLKNEYPQTVAVVLSKVKPDHASRVLSVLPEHFAIEVIGRMLKIEHVQKEILFDVEKTLRNEFMSNLAKTNRKDSHEFMAEIFNNLDRSTENRFIGALEQTNKESADRIRALMFTFEDLIKLDSSGVQTLLRNVEKDKLGLSLKGASEAIRTLFLGNMSERAAKILKEDMDSMGPVRVKDVEASQIAIVQVAKDLASRNEILLSSNSADDDLVY; the protein is encoded by the coding sequence ATGGCGAAACTAAGAGAAGATATTCGTTCGTTAACAGGCCCTGAAAAAGCAGCATCCCTGCTTTTATCACTGCCAGAAGAGCAAGCGACACGTATTTTTGCAATGCTTTCGGAAGACGAAATCAGAGAAATTTCACAGACAATGGCAAATCTAGGCACCGTAGGCTCAGGTGTTGTTGAAAATTTATGTGTTGAATTTTCTGAAACAATGTCATCAGCCGGCTCCCTTACAGGCTCATTTGATTCAACAGAAAGACTTCTTGCCAAAGTCCTTGATAAATCTCAAGTCGATAACATTATGGAAGAAATTCGTGGTCCTGCTGGACGGACCATGTGGGACAAATTAAACAATGTCAGCGAATCTGTGCTCGCCAATTATTTAAAAAATGAATACCCCCAAACAGTTGCAGTCGTCCTTTCTAAAGTTAAACCAGATCATGCATCACGTGTTCTTTCTGTGCTTCCCGAACATTTTGCGATTGAGGTCATTGGTCGCATGCTCAAAATCGAACATGTTCAAAAAGAAATTCTTTTTGACGTTGAAAAAACGCTTCGCAACGAATTCATGAGTAATTTGGCCAAAACAAACAGAAAAGATTCACATGAATTTATGGCTGAAATTTTTAATAATCTAGATAGATCAACAGAAAATAGATTTATTGGTGCGTTAGAGCAAACAAATAAAGAATCTGCCGATCGTATTAGAGCATTAATGTTTACCTTTGAGGATCTCATTAAGCTTGATTCAAGTGGTGTCCAAACACTTTTACGTAATGTCGAAAAGGATAAATTGGGACTCTCCCTTAAAGGTGCGTCAGAAGCAATTCGAACATTGTTCTTAGGCAATATGTCGGAACGTGCAGCCAAAATATTAAAAGAGGACATGGATTCGATGGGTCCCGTTCGCGTCAAGGATGTTGAAGCCTCACAAATAGCAATTGTACAAGTTGCAAAAGACCTCGCCTCTCGAAATGAAATTCTATTGTCCAGCAATAGCGCCGATGATGATTTGGTGTATTAA
- the fliN gene encoding flagellar motor switch protein FliN, protein MNDQENQNKDLNLEELSSDIKNETATSNNANQLNDDSGFNVARELEAIYNVPVQIAAVLGKANMQVSQLLKLGRGAVVELDRKVGEAIDIYVNDRLVARGEVVIMDEKLGITMTEIIKSDRAN, encoded by the coding sequence ATGAATGATCAAGAAAATCAAAACAAAGACTTAAACTTAGAAGAATTATCATCTGATATTAAAAATGAAACAGCAACTTCAAATAACGCCAATCAACTAAATGATGATTCAGGCTTTAATGTCGCACGCGAATTAGAAGCCATTTATAACGTACCTGTCCAAATTGCAGCAGTCTTAGGCAAAGCCAATATGCAAGTAAGTCAATTACTGAAATTAGGACGTGGTGCCGTCGTAGAATTAGACCGTAAAGTTGGTGAAGCCATTGATATTTATGTTAATGATCGTCTTGTAGCACGTGGTGAAGTCGTCATCATGGACGAAAAACTTGGCATTACAATGACTGAAATCATTAAATCAGATAGAGCAAACTAA
- a CDS encoding MotA/TolQ/ExbB proton channel family protein, with protein MQNLPNNLKSFPSSSSKDTKPIPKTKLDIATILGLILGFSLIFTAILMGGGASDFIDFPSILIVFGGTYAATTICFSMEEMKQAFTATMHALFRSIKNPQISAIKAMQLAEIARAKGPLFLQTLNQQFNNERILYKGIELITDITSTEDVARVLYQESAAIEISQFQSAQVLQKASEFAPAMGLIGTLVGLIHMLGHLNDPATIGPSMAVAILTTFYGAILANLVFAPLGSKLLKISQDDALINKIYTITILSMSKQENPRQLETQLNSILPPDKRIRYFNK; from the coding sequence ATGCAAAATCTACCGAACAACCTAAAATCATTTCCAAGCTCGTCAAGCAAAGACACTAAACCTATCCCAAAAACAAAACTTGATATTGCAACGATCCTTGGATTAATTCTTGGTTTTAGTCTTATATTTACAGCTATTTTAATGGGTGGCGGTGCATCAGATTTTATTGACTTTCCATCAATCCTGATTGTTTTTGGGGGCACTTATGCTGCAACCACCATTTGTTTTTCAATGGAAGAAATGAAACAAGCTTTTACAGCAACAATGCATGCACTTTTTAGATCCATTAAAAACCCTCAAATCTCAGCCATTAAAGCCATGCAACTCGCTGAAATTGCACGTGCAAAAGGCCCCCTATTCTTACAAACATTAAACCAACAATTTAACAATGAACGCATTCTTTATAAAGGCATTGAACTTATCACTGACATTACATCTACAGAAGACGTAGCCCGCGTTCTTTATCAAGAATCAGCTGCTATTGAAATATCCCAATTTCAAAGCGCGCAAGTCCTTCAAAAAGCATCAGAATTTGCACCCGCAATGGGATTAATTGGCACACTTGTAGGCCTTATTCACATGCTTGGACATCTTAATGATCCAGCAACCATTGGCCCAAGTATGGCGGTTGCAATTCTCACAACATTTTATGGTGCTATTTTAGCCAATCTTGTCTTCGCACCTTTAGGATCAAAACTTCTTAAAATCTCTCAAGATGATGCTTTGATTAACAAAATATACACTATTACAATCTTGTCGATGAGCAAGCAAGAAAACCCCAGACAATTAGAAACTCAACTCAATAGTATTTTACCACCCGATAAAAGAATTAGGTACTTTAATAAATAG
- a CDS encoding sigma-54 dependent transcriptional regulator — MRLLIVGGLDGFIANAGKIALAKGAKVAHVNNIEAALLALRSGQGADLVMIDVALNVKELVQSLERERIYVSIVACGIKNDTDAAVKAIKAGAKEYIPLPPDPELIAAILQAVCNESSNILFADDKMKVQVQLAEKLAPSDANLMITGESGTGKEVMARFIHTHSKRADQKMVSLNCAAIPENLLESELFGHEKGAFTGAIARRIGKFEEASGGTLFLDEISEMNPRLQAKLLRAIQEREIDRVGGSKPIKINIRLIATSNRNLLEEVKNKNFREDLYFRLNVLNIHLPPLRERPKDIDLLSQYFVHKFADENMVPRLPISEEARIVLNKYQWPGNVRELENTLHRAVLLSQGDKEISVDALKLVTQTGQSTTGQTNQNQKYDDANNPNLVGRTVSAVEKELILNTLEHCLWNRTHAATILGISIRTLRNKLKLYTDEGTQIPQGKEQRITG; from the coding sequence ATGCGATTACTCATTGTTGGCGGTTTAGACGGATTTATTGCAAATGCCGGTAAAATTGCACTCGCAAAAGGTGCAAAAGTAGCGCATGTCAATAACATTGAAGCAGCACTTTTAGCCTTAAGATCCGGACAAGGTGCTGATCTTGTTATGATTGATGTTGCCCTAAACGTCAAAGAATTAGTCCAATCCTTGGAACGCGAACGCATTTATGTTTCAATTGTCGCCTGTGGCATTAAAAATGATACAGATGCTGCCGTCAAAGCCATTAAAGCCGGTGCCAAAGAATATATTCCTTTACCACCTGATCCTGAATTAATTGCAGCCATTTTACAAGCCGTCTGCAACGAATCCTCAAATATCCTTTTTGCCGACGACAAAATGAAAGTTCAAGTTCAACTGGCAGAAAAACTGGCACCTAGTGACGCGAATTTAATGATCACCGGTGAATCAGGCACTGGTAAAGAAGTAATGGCACGCTTTATTCACACACATAGTAAACGTGCTGATCAAAAAATGGTCTCTCTCAATTGTGCAGCTATACCTGAAAATTTACTGGAATCTGAACTTTTTGGCCATGAAAAAGGCGCTTTCACAGGTGCCATTGCAAGACGCATTGGTAAATTTGAAGAAGCGAGTGGCGGCACATTGTTTTTAGACGAAATCAGTGAAATGAACCCTCGCCTTCAAGCTAAATTATTACGCGCTATTCAAGAACGTGAAATTGATAGGGTTGGAGGAAGCAAACCCATTAAAATTAACATTCGTCTCATTGCAACAAGCAACCGTAATTTGCTTGAAGAAGTTAAAAATAAAAACTTCCGAGAAGATCTTTATTTTAGATTAAACGTCCTCAATATTCATTTACCCCCTTTAAGAGAACGCCCAAAAGACATTGATTTACTTTCTCAATATTTTGTTCATAAATTTGCTGATGAAAACATGGTCCCACGTCTTCCTATTTCTGAAGAAGCGCGTATCGTTTTAAACAAGTATCAATGGCCGGGCAATGTACGCGAACTTGAAAACACATTACACCGTGCTGTTTTACTATCACAAGGCGACAAAGAAATTTCTGTTGATGCCCTTAAACTTGTTACCCAAACGGGACAATCAACGACTGGACAAACAAACCAAAATCAAAAATATGATGATGCTAATAATCCCAATCTTGTGGGGCGAACGGTCTCTGCTGTCGAAAAAGAACTTATCCTAAATACGTTAGAACATTGTTTATGGAACAGAACACATGCCGCAACAATTTTAGGCATATCAATCAGAACATTACGAAATAAATTAAAATTATATACAGACGAAGGCACCCAAATTCCTCAAGGTAAAGAACAACGCATAACTGGTTAA
- the flhA gene encoding flagellar biosynthesis protein FlhA: MADLQENTKTEQVGFDWGIITKRKDLAFAFGIVMILAVLVVPLPKWMLDICLALSITFSILILMTVLFIQRPLDFNSFPTVLLIATMLRLSLNLASTRLILSDGHMGTKAAGAIIEAFGKFFMGGNFVIGIIVFSILVIVNFVVITKGSGRIAEVSARFTLDAMPGKQMAIDADLSAGLINETEARKRRVELEEESSFFGAMDGAAKFVRGDAIAGLLITIINVVGGIIIGTIQQGLTLGEAAQSYTILTVGDGLVAQIPALIVSTASGLLVTKGGIKGTTDQAFTRQLGGYPRALGMSAFLMFGLGLVPNVPMFPFLFLACLTGAGAWYANNIQKKEIKEPIIVDEKNTKTGEEQPLTQGLHLDTIRLEVGYGLIPLVNSSTYGTPLTDQIKTLRKQYILDYGFLIPVIRLQDNLQLQPNEYAIYVKEVVAAKAQVRIDRQLAIDPKGEPIMLPGEQTTEPAFGLKAVWIEPHLKEDALFRGYTVVDAASVIITHLTEIIKDNMSELLSYTETQKLIDEIASKHKKLIEDLIPSQTNVGQIQRVLQGLVKEHISIRDLPTILEGMGEIISVTKSTTRIIEQVRLRLSRQICESYMKQPENYIPLAPLNPQWEQKLIDSLRGPDDDRQLALSPSELQSFIQDIKKAYERFDSMGENPILLTNPMVRPYVRSILERLRPQTIVMSQAEIHPKVKIRTLGLIG; encoded by the coding sequence ATGGCTGATCTACAAGAAAATACAAAGACAGAACAAGTAGGTTTCGATTGGGGCATCATTACCAAACGGAAAGATCTTGCTTTTGCTTTTGGTATTGTGATGATTCTCGCCGTTTTAGTTGTGCCATTACCTAAATGGATGCTGGATATCTGTCTTGCTTTATCCATCACTTTTTCTATTCTTATTCTCATGACTGTTCTTTTTATTCAACGACCCCTTGATTTTAACTCGTTCCCCACCGTTTTATTGATTGCAACCATGTTGCGATTATCGCTCAATTTAGCCTCTACTAGGCTTATTTTATCCGATGGACATATGGGCACCAAAGCTGCGGGCGCCATTATTGAGGCCTTTGGAAAATTCTTCATGGGTGGCAATTTTGTCATTGGTATTATCGTTTTTTCAATCCTTGTTATTGTCAATTTCGTTGTGATTACAAAAGGTTCTGGACGAATCGCCGAAGTATCCGCAAGATTCACTTTGGATGCCATGCCTGGTAAACAAATGGCCATTGACGCAGATTTATCGGCAGGTCTTATTAACGAAACTGAAGCACGCAAAAGACGCGTTGAACTCGAAGAAGAAAGTAGCTTTTTTGGGGCAATGGATGGTGCGGCCAAATTTGTTCGTGGTGATGCCATTGCAGGTCTATTAATTACAATCATTAACGTTGTTGGTGGCATTATTATTGGCACCATCCAACAAGGATTAACCCTCGGTGAGGCTGCTCAATCTTACACGATTTTAACCGTTGGTGATGGACTCGTCGCACAAATTCCAGCGCTTATTGTTTCAACAGCTTCTGGTCTTCTCGTTACAAAAGGTGGCATCAAAGGCACCACCGATCAAGCCTTTACGCGACAATTAGGGGGATATCCCCGTGCTTTAGGCATGAGCGCTTTTCTGATGTTTGGCCTAGGACTTGTCCCCAATGTACCCATGTTCCCTTTTCTTTTCTTAGCGTGTCTTACAGGTGCTGGCGCTTGGTATGCAAACAATATTCAAAAAAAAGAAATCAAAGAACCAATTATTGTTGATGAAAAAAATACAAAAACAGGTGAGGAACAACCCTTAACCCAAGGACTTCATTTGGATACAATCCGCCTTGAAGTAGGATATGGCCTTATTCCTCTCGTCAATTCATCAACCTATGGCACACCTTTGACAGATCAAATTAAGACCTTACGTAAACAATATATTCTTGATTATGGGTTTTTAATCCCCGTTATTCGACTTCAGGACAATCTTCAATTACAACCAAATGAATATGCTATTTACGTCAAAGAAGTTGTCGCTGCCAAAGCGCAAGTCCGCATTGACCGGCAACTCGCCATTGATCCAAAAGGGGAACCCATAATGCTTCCTGGAGAACAAACCACCGAACCTGCTTTTGGACTAAAAGCCGTATGGATTGAGCCCCATTTAAAAGAAGATGCCTTATTCAGAGGCTATACCGTTGTTGATGCAGCTTCTGTGATTATTACGCATCTTACTGAAATCATTAAAGATAATATGTCAGAGCTTTTATCTTATACAGAAACACAAAAACTCATTGACGAGATCGCTTCTAAACATAAAAAATTGATTGAAGACCTTATTCCGTCACAAACCAATGTCGGTCAAATTCAACGCGTATTACAAGGCCTTGTCAAAGAACATATCTCCATCCGCGACTTACCCACCATTCTTGAGGGGATGGGCGAGATTATTTCAGTCACCAAAAGCACAACCCGCATCATCGAACAAGTAAGATTAAGACTTTCACGTCAGATTTGTGAATCTTATATGAAGCAACCCGAAAATTATATTCCTTTAGCCCCCTTAAACCCACAATGGGAACAAAAATTAATTGATTCCTTACGTGGACCCGATGATGATCGACAATTAGCTTTATCACCAAGCGAATTACAAAGCTTTATTCAAGACATCAAGAAAGCCTATGAACGTTTTGATTCGATGGGTGAAAACCCCATTCTTTTAACAAATCCGATGGTACGGCCTTATGTCAGATCTATTTTGGAACGCCTGAGGCCACAAACAATTGTGATGTCACAAGCTGAAATTCATCCTAAAGTGAAAATAAGAACCTTGGGGTTGATTGGATGA
- a CDS encoding MinD/ParA family protein: protein MKSNATAIKQDPSSAQEHVPRTDNIIAIASGKGGVGKTFLSISLSQAFSKLNKKTLLFDGDLGLANVDIQLGLMPERDLGSVLGGGINLKQSIIHFDLANFDIIAGRSGVGNFATLPPLRLAQLRNELFALGNSYDFVLVDLGAGVDRTMRLLSAYAGSYIVVTNAEPTALTDAYAFIKITLYEDPDAKIKIIINMADSHKEGERTFLTLSNACREFLKISPQLAGVVRRDKKVPDSIRYQTPVLTRYPNCHAASDIMDIAYRLTNMASKNK, encoded by the coding sequence ATGAAAAGCAACGCAACAGCCATAAAACAAGATCCAAGTTCTGCGCAAGAGCATGTCCCAAGAACGGACAATATCATCGCGATTGCCTCAGGCAAAGGCGGTGTTGGCAAAACGTTTTTAAGTATTTCTTTAAGCCAAGCTTTTTCAAAATTAAATAAAAAAACGCTTCTTTTTGATGGTGATTTAGGACTCGCCAATGTCGATATTCAACTTGGTCTGATGCCCGAACGCGATTTAGGCTCTGTTCTTGGTGGCGGCATTAATCTTAAACAATCAATCATTCATTTTGACCTCGCCAATTTTGATATTATTGCAGGACGATCAGGTGTTGGTAATTTTGCAACCTTACCCCCTTTAAGACTTGCACAACTTAGGAACGAACTATTTGCCCTTGGCAATAGTTACGATTTCGTGCTTGTTGATTTAGGTGCGGGTGTGGATAGAACAATGCGTCTATTATCCGCTTATGCAGGTTCTTATATCGTTGTCACAAATGCTGAACCAACAGCACTTACGGATGCTTATGCTTTCATCAAAATTACGCTTTACGAAGATCCTGACGCTAAAATTAAAATCATTATCAATATGGCCGATTCTCATAAAGAAGGAGAACGTACTTTCTTAACTTTATCAAATGCATGTCGTGAATTTTTAAAGATTTCACCACAACTCGCAGGCGTTGTAAGACGTGATAAAAAAGTGCCTGATTCCATTCGGTATCAAACACCTGTTTTAACGCGTTATCCAAATTGTCATGCAGCAAGTGATATTATGGATATTGCTTACAGACTGACCAATATGGCTAGCAAAAATAAATGA